The Triticum aestivum cultivar Chinese Spring unplaced genomic scaffold, IWGSC CS RefSeq v2.1 scaffold125662, whole genome shotgun sequence DNA window TCCTTTGTTACTGTGGAACGTGGAGCTTATTTTACTGTATTTAGATGACAGGGGCTAAACCAGATGGTATCACATTTGTTGGAGTCATTTTGGCTTGCACTCATGGAGGTTTGGTAGATGAAGGAAAGCTACTCTTCAACTCCATGGAGGCCGAATTTAGTATTACTCCAAGAATTGAGCACTATGGTTGCATGGTTGATCTGCTTGGGCGTGCTGGTCTCCTGAATGAAGCCTACAGTATGATAGTAAGCATGCCAGTGGAGCCTGACGCCGTCATCTGGGGAGCCTTGCTCGGTGCCTGCAGCTTCCATGGAAACGTAGAACTAGCGGAAACAGCAGTAAACAAACTCATCTTTCTTGAGCCACAAAACACTGGAAATCTGGTGATCCTGTCAAACATATACGCGTCGTCTGGAAAATGGGACGGTGTTGCCCAGGTATGGAAGTTACTCAAGGAGAAAGACCACAAGAAATCAGCTGGGTACAGCTTCATAGAGCTAGATGGCAGGATGCACAAGTTCCTTGTTGAGGATAAGTCACATCCAAGATTTGTGGAGGTGTACAGCACCCTTGACAGTGTCACAATGCTCATGAAGCTTGTCGGACTAGAAAATGAGGAAGAAGCGGAACAGCTGTTTCTGTCACCTGTAGAGATCTAAATTCCTAGAGATGTGAAGAGACTGTGATCATAAAAGTGATCTGGGATTTCCTATGAACTGCTCTGATCTGATCTTCCGAGTCAAATTGATGTAGCAAGGGATTTTTCAAAAGGTGGCAACAGAAGGAATGCCAAATCAAGTCAGTGCGTAGCACCACCTGGGCATCGACTCTTCTCTTCTTGCTGCTATAAATCAAAATGGTCGTTCATGCTGTGCTTGCTATTAAGATGCACAGACCACCGAGAATTGCAGACGAAGCATATAATTCCAAGATACAGCCCAACAAGGTACGTTTATTCTTGAGCAGAGGCGGAGCCAATCCTCTGTTCCCTTTTGGAGCTTTGGCATCTGGCAAGTTATAGCTGCAACCTGCGACGACGCCGAGGTGAGTTTTCCCAAAAGAACATCATTGCCAGTTGCTCGGAAGGTGCTGTTGCGTAGTGGAGAGGAGGTTGACCTGCAGAGCCTGGACCTCTCGGGGTCACCGGCGGTAGCGCCACCAGTGATCTTGAGAACCAGACTATAGTCCCAACAAGGTACATCTCGTTTCATGAATGAGGCGATCCCTGTAATAACACGTTCCCTCCTGATGTGTTCGATTGCAGTTTATTACTCAATTTTGATTTATTATTGAGCTGGTAAAAGAAGTAGCAGATATAGAGAGTTTGTTTATAGCCCCCGTGCACATGCAGGATGTATCCATTATCTGGACTGGCCTTTTTTTTTTGTCAAGATCTATGTTGGAATCTTGGAAATTGTTTGCTCGTTTGGAGAACATAATAAAAATGGC harbors:
- the LOC123177328 gene encoding pentatricopeptide repeat-containing protein At5g08510; translated protein: GVQPNELTVSSVLPACAAVGAMELGRKVEEYARGKGHLVNVYVANALLEMYAKCGSIQRAWQVFQGIGRRRDLCSSNSMIMAFALHGSWREALALFHKLRMTGAKPDGITFVGVILACTHGGLVDEGKLLFNSMEAEFSITPRIEHYGCMVDLLGRAGLLNEAYSMIVSMPVEPDAVIWGALLGACSFHGNVELAETAVNKLIFLEPQNTGNLVILSNIYASSGKWDGVAQVWKLLKEKDHKKSAGYSFIELDGRMHKFLVEDKSHPRFVEVYSTLDSVTMLMKLVGLENEEEAEQLFLSPVEI